From the Malus domestica chromosome 17, GDT2T_hap1 genome, one window contains:
- the LOC103406021 gene encoding 2-methylpropanoate--CoA ligase CCL4-like, translating into MEDLKPTSANSSPLTPLGFLERAATVYGDCPSVIYGDTTYTWTQTHRRCLRVASSISSLGIKTGNVVSVLSPNIPAMYELHFAVPMSGAILNNINTRLDSRTVSVLLRHSESKLVFVDYELQSLILEAISLFPPNTPSPRLVLIAGDSGAPSRAAPLDDFLCTYEDLVDRGDEGFEWVSPSNEWVPMTLNYTSGTTSSPKGVVHSHRGVFIIAVDSLIDWGVPKQPVYLWTLPMFHANGWSYPYGMAAVGGTNICVRKFDAQIIYSMIKRYRVTHMCGAPVVLNMLTNVPSGTEKLEYPVHILTAGAPPPAPVLFRTESLGFVVSHGYGLTETAGLVVSCAWKRKWNLLPATERARLKSRQGVRTVGLTRMDVVNPDSGLSVKRDGTSLGEVVLRGGCVMLGYLKDQSGTAKCMKDGWFYTGDVGVMHPDGYLEIKDRSKDVIISGGENLSSVEVESVLYTNPAVNEAAVVARPDEFWGETPCAFVSLKSEVRPKPTEKEIIEYCRKKLPKYMVPKTVVFTDELPKTSTGKIQKFVLRQMAKGLGSSRPSRM; encoded by the coding sequence ATGGAAGATCTGAAGCCCACGTCAGCAAACTCATCCCCTCTAACACCCTTGGGCTTTCTGGAAAGAGCAGCCACCGTCTACGGCGACTGCCCGTCCGTTATATACGGAGACACCACCTACACTTGGACACAGACCCACCGTCGATGTCTCCGCGTGGCTTCCTCTATATCATCCCTTGGTATCAAGACAGGCAACGTGGTGTCCGTTCTCTCCCCAAACATCCCAGCCATGTACGAGCTCCACTTCGCCGTGCCCATGTCCGGCGCCAtcctcaacaacatcaacaccCGCCTGGACAGCCGCACCGTCTCCGTACTCCTGCGCCACAGCGAGTCAAAACTCGTCTTCGTCGACTACGAATTGCAATCCCTAATCCTCGAAGCCATCTCTCTCTTCCCACCAAACACCCCCTCCCCTCGACTCGTCCTCATCGCCGGAGATTCCGGCGCGCCGTCACGCGCAGCACCACTCGATGACTTCCTTTGCACGTACGAGGACCTCGTGGACAGGGGCGACGAGGGGTTCGAGTGGGTCTCGCCGTCGAACGAGTGGGTTCCGATGACGCTGAATTACACGTCGGGGACCACATCGTCTCCCAAGGGAGTCGTTCACTCCCACAGAGGGGTCTTCATCATCGCCGTCGATTCCCTGATCGACTGGGGTGTACCCAAACAGCCGGTGTACCTGTGGACCCTACCGATGTTCCACGCTAACGGGTGGAGCTACCCCTACGGAATGGCAGCCGTCGGTGGGACCAACATCTGCGTCCGTAAGTTCGACGCCCAAATAATCTATTCCATGATCAAACGATACCGAGTTACCCACATGTGCGGTGCGCCGGTGGTGCTGAACATGCTCACAAACGTCCCGTCCGGAACCGAAAAGCTCGAGTACCCGGTTCACATCCTGACAGCCGGAGCTCCGCCGCCGGCTCCGGTTCTGTTCCGGACCGAGTCCCTGGGTTTCGTGGTGAGTCACGGGTATGGGCTGACCGAAACGGCGGGGCTGGTGGTGTCGTGCGCGTGGAAGAGGAAGTGGAATTTGTTGCCGGCGACTGAGAGAGCAAGGCTGAAGTCGAGGCAGGGAGTGAGGACGGTCGGGCTGACCCGAATGGACGTGGTAAACCCGGACTCGGGACTCAGCGTAAAACGCGACGGCACGTCGCTCGGCGAAGTCGTTTTGAGAGGCGGGTGCGTGATGCTAGGGTATTTGAAAGACCAATCGGGAACAGCCAAGTGCATGAAAGACGGGTGGTTTTACACGGGTGACGTGGGCGTGATGCATCCCGACGGCTATCTGGAAATTAAGGACAGATCCAAGGACGTTATTATAAGCGGGGGCGAGAATCTGAGCAGTGTGGAGGTGGAGTCGGTGCTGTATACGAACCCGGCTGTCAACGAGGCGGCGGTGGTGGCGAGGCCGGACGAGTTTTGGGGGGAGACGCCGTGTGCATTCGTGAGCTTGAAGAGTGAGGTGAGGCCGAAGCCGACGGAGAAGGAGATCATTGAGTATTGCAGGAAGAAGCTGCCGAAATACATGGTGCCAAAAACGGTGGTGTTTACGGACGAGCTTCCCAAGACATCGACCGGGAAGATTCAGAAGTTTGTGCTGAGACAGATGGCGAAGGGTTTGGGTTCGTCGAGGCCTAGTCGaatgtaa